A window from Citrus sinensis cultivar Valencia sweet orange chromosome 3, DVS_A1.0, whole genome shotgun sequence encodes these proteins:
- the LOC102610099 gene encoding ubiquitin-like-specific protease ESD4, translating into MEMSKGKQELILKDSKEGLVMIQSTAKGMHIQTSKEKNVNLKSTQPRFLAGPFSVPTPFTEDEKKLILYLFDDKLAEMYGLDVVVRTEYSSITRSSMRSLLLRAWIDGDQVVLGDSGDLNPYRRASRFQERYMPQLETCEKIYVPVHCEAHWYMLVIDILRQTADIWDSLESLSQREKMINQSLTILASLDFLLLREARLRFGSNFNFLHFQLGRQTGLPQQPNDFDCGYYTLKYMDNPSIVADQSYQHDSDYARILLALYLAQSPLNDIRHKLMQDASNGYGKCSAADSQRAPCKQTSELRKAARNINLNQTPSEALLKTLL; encoded by the exons atggaaatgtCCAAGGGAAAACAAGAACTGATTCTTAAGGATTCTAAG gAGGGTCTTGTGATGATACAATCAACTGCAAAGGGAATGCATATTCAAActtctaaagaaaagaatgtCAATCTCAAGTCTACCCAACCCCGATTTTTGGCTGGTCCATTTTCCGTTCCCACTCCATTTACCGAGGATGAAAAAAAGCTTATTCTTTACCTTTTTGACGACAAGTTGGCTGAAATGTATGGTCTA GATGTTGTCGTCCGTACAGAATACAGCAGCATAACACGAAGCAGTATGCGTTCCCTCCTGCTGAGAGCATGGATTGATGGTGAT caaGTTGTATTGGGTGACTCGGGTGATCTAAACCCCTATCGTCGAGCTTCTAGGTTCCAAGAGCGCTACATGCCCCAGTTGGAAACTTGTGAAAAG ATTTATGTGCCCGTACATTGTGAAGCTCATTGGTACATGCTTGTTATTGACATTCTTCGTCAAACTGCTGATATTTGGGATTCATTGGAATCTCTCAgtcaaagagaaaaaatgattaatcaGTCATTGACAATT CTCGCCTCACTGGATTTTTTGCTACTTAGAGAGGCTCGACTTCGTTTTggttcaaatttcaattttctgcATTTTCAACTTGGTCGTCAAACTGGTCTACCACAACAGCcaaatgattttgattgtGGATACTACACCTTGAAATATATGGACAATCCCTCTATTGTTGCTGACCAGTCTTATCAG CACGATTCGGATTATGCTCGCATCCTGTTGGCACTCTATCTAGCACAATCTCCACTTAATGATATTAGGCATAAACTCATGCAAGATGCTTCCAATGGATATGGAAAGTGTAGTGCTGCTGACTCGCAAAGGGCCCCTTGTAAACAAACTTCAGAATTAAGAAAAGCTGCCagaaatattaatcttaaccAGACACCGTCCGAGGCTTTATTAAAAACATTACTATGA